In the genome of Dermacentor andersoni chromosome 3, qqDerAnde1_hic_scaffold, whole genome shotgun sequence, one region contains:
- the LOC126540951 gene encoding uncharacterized protein, which yields MNAVLCLFAALLGSALAVYVPTYGVPVGAGYPYVPAVTTTVHGTPVAAVQGAVHRVVPVTPTVHNVATPFGYRTTGVSYSHRVDAHPLKLRYVYGVAPYGLGYGYGLSPYAYAPVLKK from the exons ATGAACGCC GTCCTGTGCCTGTTCGCCGCTCTGCTGGGCAGTGCCCTCGCCGTGTACGTCCCGACGTACGGCGTGCCGGTGGGCGCCGGATACCCATACGTTCCTGCTGTCACGACGACGGTGCACGGTACCCCCGTAGCCGCCGTGCAGGGTGCTGTCCACCGTGTGGTACCGGTCACTCCCACCGTCCACAACGTTGCCACCCCGTTCGGCTACCGCACCACCGGCGTCAGCTACAGCCACAGAGTCGACGCCCACCCGTTGAAGCTGCGCTACGTGTACGGAGTCGCACCGTACGGCCTCGGCTACGGCTATGGTCTGAGTCCCTACGCTTACGCTCCTGTCCTGAAGAAGTG A